A window of the Pseudoalteromonas sp. A25 genome harbors these coding sequences:
- a CDS encoding MBL fold metallo-hydrolase — protein sequence MKKNSYLASIVLGAFFLSHTAWAEVNFKIQQLSNNLHVLYGQGGNIAISTGKDGIYIVDDQFAKLSDDIKKQINELQPGAPEFVINTHHHGDHTGGNENFAQAGSHVIAHNNVYNRLKTKHGDDSKYLPVISFSKDLTLHFNGEQAHLWHFAHAHTDGDAVIFYKTANVVHMGDIFFNLDSLPFVDVDSGGSLDGVIYAVRATLERIDNDTKVIPGHGPVTNKQGLAQYKRLLENAKLLMQTSIQAHKTLEEVLENKPLEPLKLNYSGWLPQSRVTELFYRSLQEQAHKH from the coding sequence ATGAAAAAAAATAGCTATTTAGCGAGCATTGTTTTAGGTGCTTTCTTTCTCTCGCATACCGCCTGGGCTGAAGTTAACTTTAAAATACAGCAGCTATCGAATAACCTGCATGTGCTCTATGGACAGGGTGGAAATATTGCAATTAGTACAGGTAAAGATGGCATCTATATTGTTGATGACCAGTTTGCAAAACTGAGTGATGATATTAAAAAGCAAATTAACGAGCTACAACCGGGTGCTCCCGAGTTTGTTATAAATACGCATCATCATGGGGATCACACCGGTGGTAATGAAAACTTTGCTCAAGCGGGAAGTCATGTTATTGCACATAATAATGTTTATAACAGGTTGAAAACGAAGCATGGAGATGACTCAAAATACTTACCCGTGATTAGTTTTAGTAAAGATCTGACCCTGCATTTTAATGGGGAGCAAGCGCATTTGTGGCATTTTGCGCATGCCCATACAGATGGCGATGCTGTTATTTTTTATAAGACTGCCAACGTTGTGCATATGGGCGATATCTTCTTTAACTTAGATAGTTTACCGTTTGTTGATGTGGACAGCGGAGGCTCTTTGGATGGGGTTATATATGCGGTTCGAGCTACGTTGGAACGTATCGACAACGATACTAAAGTTATTCCTGGTCACGGTCCAGTCACAAACAAGCAGGGTTTGGCGCAATACAAGCGGTTGTTAGAAAACGCCAAGCTGCTCATGCAGACATCAATACAGGCACATAAAACCTTAGAAGAAGTTTTGGAAAATAAACCTCTTGAACCGTTAAAGTTGAATTATTCAGGTTGGCTACCACAAAGCAGGGTCACAGAGCTGTTTTATCGGAGCTTACAAGAACAAGCACACAAACATTAA
- a CDS encoding EF-hand domain-containing protein — protein sequence MKRSIINIAIITATLTTLTVSAQAEARKGRHKAPEVVFAKLDADQSNTITIDELLANVDAKAQKKLDRADTNTSSEIELDEYLSKKRHSIDLSEFASDIVQCVQDTKDATGNSNIIVPDVTKFAAPETKFAQLDTDNSGGISLAEITAALTSHETDVFSMMDADSSGDITLEEFIQQGERKRATKDTVKACIESIVPTNDPL from the coding sequence ATGAAACGTTCAATTATTAATATCGCAATTATCACAGCAACGTTAACAACACTTACTGTAAGCGCTCAAGCTGAAGCAAGAAAAGGCCGCCATAAAGCCCCTGAAGTTGTGTTTGCAAAATTGGATGCTGATCAAAGTAATACGATTACCATCGATGAATTGCTTGCCAATGTCGATGCCAAAGCACAAAAAAAACTGGACCGTGCAGACACTAATACGAGCTCTGAAATCGAATTAGATGAATATTTAAGTAAAAAGCGCCACAGCATTGACCTATCGGAGTTTGCCTCTGATATTGTGCAGTGTGTGCAAGACACCAAAGACGCGACAGGTAATAGCAATATCATCGTACCTGATGTAACTAAATTTGCTGCACCAGAGACAAAATTTGCCCAACTTGATACCGATAACAGTGGCGGTATTAGCTTAGCTGAAATTACAGCTGCTTTAACGTCACATGAAACAGACGTTTTTTCAATGATGGATGCCGATAGCAGCGGTGATATAACTTTAGAAGAGTTTATTCAACAGGGTGAGCGCAAACGCGCAACCAAAGATACAGTAAAAGCATGTATTGAAAGTATAGTGCCAACTAACGACCCTTTGTAA
- a CDS encoding phytanoyl-CoA dioxygenase family protein produces MKECNSSQELFNEDDTHLELLEAIWLRTRDAILSNQMPSGGVISDADKAVFDLFGMNWQHTILALYHHAHSYKDFLEHIKPYANINKLALERIKAYLSGHAQPQEALNLFEEIKGMDNVLNDSQIQQWQRDGYVILKEALDIQQCQASINAIAGFLQIDITDRTQWYNCANRKGIMVELTHHAALIAARNSKRIHKAFSQLWQTENLIVSADRCGFNPPHTEHHPFSGPDLHWDVDLTKPLTFGTQGIVYLTDTDAQQGALTLVPGFHLHLKSRVDEFKNQQHEIDLHKLGSKPVPAKAGDMIIWHHFLPHGSRANLTDKPRIVQYINMYPFPKEIEQ; encoded by the coding sequence ATGAAAGAATGCAATAGTTCACAAGAGTTATTTAATGAGGATGATACTCACTTAGAGTTGTTGGAAGCTATTTGGCTGCGCACTAGAGATGCAATTCTTAGTAATCAAATGCCAAGTGGAGGGGTGATTTCAGATGCAGATAAAGCCGTATTTGATCTATTCGGGATGAACTGGCAACACACTATTTTGGCTTTATATCATCATGCGCACTCCTACAAAGACTTTTTAGAGCATATTAAACCTTATGCAAATATAAACAAATTGGCGCTGGAACGCATAAAGGCGTATTTATCGGGGCATGCTCAGCCGCAAGAAGCACTGAACCTGTTCGAAGAAATAAAGGGTATGGATAACGTATTAAATGACTCTCAAATACAACAGTGGCAAAGAGATGGCTACGTTATACTGAAGGAAGCGCTAGATATACAACAATGCCAAGCATCTATTAATGCCATTGCTGGTTTTTTACAAATAGACATAACGGATCGCACGCAGTGGTATAACTGCGCCAATCGAAAGGGCATCATGGTGGAACTAACGCATCATGCTGCGTTGATAGCGGCGAGAAATAGCAAGCGCATTCATAAGGCCTTTAGCCAGCTGTGGCAAACGGAAAACTTAATAGTATCTGCGGATAGGTGTGGTTTTAACCCACCTCACACCGAACATCATCCATTTTCAGGGCCTGACTTGCATTGGGATGTCGATTTAACAAAGCCACTTACGTTTGGTACTCAAGGGATTGTGTATTTAACTGATACCGATGCGCAACAAGGGGCCTTAACGTTAGTTCCAGGGTTTCATCTTCATCTAAAGAGCAGAGTTGATGAATTTAAAAACCAGCAACATGAGATTGATTTACATAAGCTAGGTTCAAAACCTGTACCTGCAAAAGCTGGGGACATGATAATTTGGCACCATTTTTTGCCACATGGGAGTCGTGCAAATTTGACGGATAAGCCAAGAATTGTGCAGTACATTAATATGTACCCTTTCCCAAAAGAAATTGAGCAATAA
- the folD gene encoding bifunctional methylenetetrahydrofolate dehydrogenase/methenyltetrahydrofolate cyclohydrolase FolD: MTANIIDGKAIAKQVRTTVTKRVAERVEQGLRAPGLAVVLVGQDPASQVYVGSKRKACEEVGFISKSFDLPGDASEQQLLELVDALNTDPEVDGILVQLPLPEGLDAEKILERIHPHKDVDGFHPYNIGRLAQRMPALRPCTPKGIITLLDSTGVRYKGMHAVVVGASNIVGRPMSLELLLAGCTTTVCHKFTQDLEAHVRRADLLVVAVGKPEFIPGDWIKEGAIVIDVGINRLESGKLVGDVQYGVAEQKASFITPVPGGVGPMTVASLIENTLEACEKYHS, encoded by the coding sequence ATGACGGCAAACATCATCGATGGTAAGGCAATCGCCAAACAAGTACGCACTACAGTAACAAAACGTGTTGCCGAACGCGTTGAACAAGGCTTACGTGCTCCAGGACTTGCAGTAGTATTAGTAGGGCAAGACCCAGCAAGTCAGGTCTATGTCGGCTCAAAGCGCAAAGCTTGTGAAGAGGTCGGCTTTATTTCTAAATCATTTGACTTACCAGGTGATGCAAGTGAACAGCAACTACTTGAACTCGTAGATGCGTTGAATACAGATCCAGAAGTTGACGGAATTCTAGTGCAGTTACCTTTACCTGAGGGGTTAGACGCAGAAAAAATTCTCGAACGTATTCATCCACATAAAGATGTCGACGGCTTCCACCCATATAATATCGGTCGATTGGCGCAGAGAATGCCTGCGCTTAGGCCCTGTACACCAAAAGGTATTATTACACTACTTGATTCAACGGGTGTTCGCTACAAAGGAATGCATGCAGTCGTGGTTGGCGCGTCAAACATTGTGGGGCGTCCAATGTCTTTAGAATTATTACTTGCAGGGTGTACCACAACCGTATGTCACAAATTTACGCAAGACCTAGAAGCGCATGTAAGGCGTGCTGACCTGTTAGTTGTTGCCGTAGGTAAACCTGAATTCATTCCGGGTGATTGGATAAAAGAAGGTGCAATCGTGATAGATGTTGGTATTAACCGTTTAGAGTCTGGCAAACTAGTAGGTGATGTACAATATGGTGTAGCTGAGCAAAAAGCGAGCTTTATAACGCCTGTCCCCGGTGGTGTGGGCCCTATGACAGTAGCTAGCCTAATCGAAAACACCTTAGAAGCGTGTGAGAAATACCATAGCTAA
- the tig gene encoding trigger factor: MQVSVETTQGLERRLTITVPAENVETEVKKRLQQLSKTQRIDGFRPGKVPVSVINKRFGAAVRQEVAGELMQRNYIEAIVAEKINPAGAPSFAPKSLEAGKDLEFDATFEVYPEVELKDLDKISVEKPVVDVTDEDLANMLETLRKQHATWVESDAAAGENDRVTIDFLGTVDGEEFEGGKAEDFPLELGQGRMIPGFEDNIVGKKAGEEVVADVTFPEEYHAENLKGKPAQFTITVKKVEVQELPELDDEFATKFGVAEGGVDALKEEVKKNMTRELSQAVKANVKDQAIKGLLENNETDVPKALIDQEIDALRQQAAQRFGGNAQNMPELPAELFHEQAVTRVKTGLLLGEVIKANDIKVDEAKVDELIETVASAYEDPSEVVAYYKSNDQMMQQMRNVAMEEQAVEAILAAAQVSEVEKAFDDIMNPQQGA, encoded by the coding sequence ATGCAAGTTTCTGTTGAGACGACTCAAGGCCTTGAGCGCCGTCTGACTATCACCGTTCCTGCAGAGAACGTTGAGACTGAAGTTAAAAAACGCTTACAACAACTGTCTAAAACCCAGCGTATCGATGGTTTCCGTCCTGGTAAAGTACCAGTGTCTGTTATCAACAAGCGTTTTGGTGCAGCTGTTCGTCAAGAAGTTGCTGGTGAATTAATGCAGCGTAACTATATCGAGGCGATTGTTGCTGAGAAAATTAACCCTGCAGGTGCACCTTCGTTCGCGCCTAAATCACTAGAAGCAGGTAAAGATCTTGAGTTTGACGCAACTTTTGAAGTTTACCCAGAAGTTGAATTAAAAGACTTGGATAAAATCTCAGTTGAGAAGCCAGTTGTTGATGTAACTGACGAAGATTTAGCAAACATGTTAGAAACGCTTCGCAAGCAACACGCTACTTGGGTTGAAAGTGATGCAGCTGCCGGTGAAAATGACCGTGTGACTATTGACTTTTTAGGTACTGTTGATGGTGAAGAGTTCGAAGGTGGTAAGGCTGAAGACTTCCCACTAGAGCTTGGTCAAGGTCGTATGATCCCTGGCTTCGAAGACAACATCGTAGGTAAAAAAGCGGGTGAAGAAGTTGTAGCTGACGTAACTTTCCCTGAAGAGTACCATGCGGAAAACTTAAAAGGTAAGCCTGCTCAGTTCACTATCACAGTGAAAAAAGTAGAAGTGCAGGAATTGCCAGAGCTGGATGACGAGTTTGCAACTAAGTTTGGTGTTGCAGAAGGCGGCGTTGACGCACTTAAAGAAGAAGTTAAAAAGAATATGACTCGTGAGCTTTCACAAGCGGTTAAAGCTAACGTGAAAGATCAAGCAATCAAGGGTCTACTTGAAAATAACGAAACAGACGTGCCTAAAGCGTTGATTGATCAAGAAATTGATGCGCTTCGCCAACAAGCTGCACAACGTTTTGGTGGTAACGCACAAAACATGCCTGAGCTACCTGCTGAACTTTTCCACGAGCAAGCAGTAACTCGCGTTAAAACAGGTCTTTTACTTGGTGAAGTGATCAAAGCGAACGACATCAAAGTTGATGAAGCTAAAGTTGATGAGTTAATCGAAACTGTTGCTTCAGCATACGAAGATCCAAGCGAAGTTGTTGCTTATTACAAGAGTAACGATCAGATGATGCAACAGATGCGTAATGTTGCAATGGAAGAGCAAGCTGTAGAAGCTATTTTAGCGGCTGCACAGGTTTCTGAAGTTGAGAAAGCATTTGATGACATCATGAATCCTCAGCAAGGTGCATAA
- the clpP gene encoding ATP-dependent Clp endopeptidase proteolytic subunit ClpP, with product MNDGMIDPFNALVPMVVEQTAKGERSFDIYSRLLKERIIFLTGQVEDQMANLIVAQLLFLESESPEKDIYLYINSPGGSVTAGMSIYDTMNFIKPDVSTVCVGQAASMGAFLLSGGAKGKRYCLPNSRVMIHQPLGGFQGQASDFEIHAKEILSIKEKLNRLMAEHTGQPYDIVSRDTDRDNFMSAHEAVEYGLVDAVHTRREIK from the coding sequence ATGAATGACGGTATGATCGATCCTTTCAATGCATTAGTACCAATGGTTGTTGAGCAAACAGCTAAGGGTGAGCGCTCTTTCGATATTTATTCGCGCCTTTTAAAAGAGCGTATTATTTTCTTAACAGGGCAAGTTGAAGATCAGATGGCAAATTTGATCGTAGCGCAGTTATTGTTTTTAGAATCAGAAAGCCCAGAAAAAGATATTTATCTTTATATAAATTCTCCAGGTGGTTCAGTAACCGCGGGTATGTCTATTTATGACACTATGAATTTTATCAAGCCAGATGTAAGCACTGTGTGTGTAGGCCAAGCTGCAAGTATGGGGGCATTTTTACTTTCTGGTGGCGCAAAAGGAAAACGTTACTGTTTGCCTAATTCTCGTGTAATGATCCACCAACCTTTGGGTGGGTTCCAAGGCCAAGCGTCTGATTTTGAGATCCATGCAAAAGAGATTTTGTCGATAAAAGAGAAGTTAAACAGACTTATGGCAGAGCACACAGGGCAGCCGTATGATATTGTTTCGCGTGATACTGATCGTGATAACTTTATGAGTGCACATGAAGCTGTAGAGTATGGCCTGGTAGATGCAGTTCATACACGCAGAGAAATTAAGTAA